ACCAACAATCATATTTCACCGTGGAGATGTGTTCAGGGGGATGTGCTTCACTTTTTCACcaaacaaaatgtctttatagGCCAAAAAGTGACAGTTTCAAAACTGACAACCCCAGCACCTACttccagatgttttctttatttactaaataatttGACAAACTATGAGTTGAAagctttattgctttttttttaacaacagctTTTTTTGTAGCCACTCTTCAATAAATGCCAGATTTACAGATTTACTAGATAGCCCAGTCAACATCTGAACTGTGAATCTGCGCTGCACGTCCCGTTACCATGTGCCTCttgtatattttaaaaccatacaattttctgttgaattagttttttgtgtgtcactagctttttttaaaatctgttttagacTCCAGGCAAGTACAGAGCTATGGCTGACTGTCCCCAAAACGGACCAGGCAGCATCATCATCAAACGTGGAGATGTTATCCATCTACAATGTGAAGACAACAGGGGGCGCTGGTGAGCCTCACTGGAATGTTCAATAAACTAGGCTTAAAAAGCCtctaaaaacaatgaaaccaCGCAAAATGCACTGTATGTTCATTCATCatatttctcaaaacaattccCCCATTCATCATGGTGGTGGAAAGGCTTGTGAAAAATCTGAGTCGGCAGCAGGAGGGCTTCATAGCAGCTGCCAGCCTGCAGCTCATTATAGGAAGCAGCAGCCACGAGCGCTCTCCCAGACTGGGAGGTAAAGAAACGTTATCTTCTTTGTTGAGTCATGGTTACCGTTTTATTTTGATATCTTCTTTACAAAACCTGTGCTTTATTCTTGCAGACCCTGGGAACCTAAAGGTGAGAAAGCTGAGCTCCCCATAGAGAACAAAGAACAGAGGATGAATCTCATGCTGGATGATGAGCAGAGATGGAGCAGACTGAGTCATTGTTGTCTCATAACTGAGGCTGCCAATATCTCCTTTCCTCATAGAGGCTTCTTCCTTCAGCACACTTCAGTTCTTTAAAAGAAGAGACAGAATCAAATGAGCCGATTTCCTCTctcggtttttttttttgaccttcTGAACAGACGTTTTCTGATGATAAAGATCACTGTAGCAATCACAGGAGCAGTTAAAGCCCTACTGGACAATCAACAGCTGACCTGGTTCATGTTTTTCCCACTTTTTGATGGGTGATAACTCTTGTTCTTCTGGCGCTTCCTCTGCAACATATGCAGTCAGCATGTGAGTTTGCCACTGCAGCAGTGTCTCATTTCACAAACTGTGGACTCAGTGTTTCCCAGCAAATACTTGAGGTTGTTTCTAAGAGTTTGTCTTTTCGCTTTATTTCGAAAGGATGAAAGCCAGGATTTAATCCTTAAACTGTTTTACAAATTgcatccttttttaaaaaacttttaatgaaTTTCATGTTCATGtctgtgtaaaatatttgtttttcctcatgtCGCCACTCTTCTGTACAGTTAAGAGTTTAAATGCCAAAATGTGCCATGCCTTATTGCCTTTTTATTCCTGCTCTTTAAAAGTCTTTGTATGTACTTTTTCTTGGTTCTAACTGACCTCACAAAACATCATCAGGCACTGTAAAAAGGTGGCTTTGTTATGGTTCAAGGCCATTTATCATTATTGCACCATTTAGGCTTGTAGCTCATGATAGATATTATTCTCTCAAATTGAGAactatgaaagaaaagcaaaaacaaattaaatatgcaGTTAAAAGTTGCTGAAGATGGATGATGCTATGGTTTAATGCCAAAGGCAGGTGCCACCGCATGGCACAATGTCCACCCAAACGGAAAGTGGAGAGAGATGTCTCAAGCTGGAATGTGAGTTCATAAGGTGAAGATCCGTATGCCGATTTGTAAAGTTATGAGGAGGAAATGGGGTGAAATGTTGTCTGGGAGTTTGTAACTTGGAGACTTAGCAAACCTTAGCAAAATGTATCGAAGCAGAAATGCTTCCAGATGttttaaactactttttttcataaaagtgtgttttaaaatacttaTCTCATTGGAAAACCAATGTAAAAGCtcactgtaatttatttttttcattcttttaacatttttaggtATTCCAGCCATACAATTTGTTGATCTTTGGCCTTTAACTAGAAATCCACCTGCTCTCTACTGAATGTGCTCTTTGCTTGCTGCTTTACCTCTTTCACTGTGTTTCCGTTATTCTTGCTGTGCTTCTTTGTTTATCCCTAAATGTTTAAGGTACTGGAAATGCAGGGGAGACATTACCCCCCTGCATGGACGGCAGCAATTGGCACTTGAAGGACGATACTGTAAAACACTGATTAACATGATAGAGACTGAAGATAACGTATTCCTTGGAGGGTAGCCGAGCGCAAGATGCCATCATCTTACTGAAGTTTTCCTGGGAGGTGACTGTCATTCACAGCACAGACAAGAAGGATGGAGGAAGGGTGGGAGAAAACGATGCTGTGCTCaatcaacagaagaaaaattaatCATCTCTCAGCATTACAGCTCAGTAACTCTTTCCTTCCCCGTTAAAAGGGATCCCTTAGAGCCAACATGAAATTTATATGCTTTGTGTTGAACACttaattaaatattgattaCAGACTTATACAATTTATCACATCAAATTGAGTGGCTGCAATAGGCTGTTGTTGAAATGGAAACGAGTCCAGAAAGTGGCAGTGACTGCTGCACACCTTGCACCTCCTAAAatggtaatttattttctttcctgtcATCTTGTGAAGTATCTGTTAAGTCCCTAAGAAAATCACACCTCCATATGTACAAAGAAGCTATGCATAACTATTTAGACATTTAGTTAAAGTGATGTGACAATATCAAGAtggtttcccttttttttaatccaaaatgcTGCACAATTTGCACAGATGTCGCTACAGAAGGCAAAAAAGTTGCTTGAATCCTGCTGAGCCATGTAACATACgctgaacatttgtttttatactaAAAATGCAtggcattttatttaattttgtttttttgaaatatCTTTGGTTCTTTTAAAAGTAATCTAATAATATTAACATATACACTGCAATAACAGGTTTTAGTGTAGCTGAATTTTATTGTTAACACAATGGATGTAAACTAATATGTCTGTATTCttgtttcagaaaaacatgtaaataataaatctatcctggatatttttaaaattgtttggaAAGTATCTGAAGCTTTGGCCTTgaaaggtttgttttctttcagttgcCTGGTGGCTCCTATTTGATGCTCTTGCtgctttaaatatatataatatatataaagaatatatttagCTATCgcagtttatttattcttaaacTTGCTCATGTTTTTGTCCTTATAGATCTTTAGAGAACTGTAGAAAAGAAACACCTTGAAGCCACCAACTCAACTGGTTGATTGGGataaatgccagaaaaaaaaacttccctttCTCACTGTTAtgaatgtaaactttaattggaaacttgattatttttgagtttttggaaACAAACACTCCAGATGGGTCTAGAACAGGAATCTGCAACTTTTACACTCCAAAGAACCAGTTATGCCTTTATTAAGGTAAATAAGGCTCACTTAGAGCTGCAAATGTAATatgagatattttaaatatctaataaaAACCACTGTTAAAgaaccaacatttttatttcttttaagattttaaaataaagagaaatgttaaaagttttgtaaaaaGCTTCTTCTGTAGCAGATCCCTGGTGTGGAGTGAAGCAAATGACAATTACGTTAAAAAGTACAGTGGAGGATCTGTAATGCATTGGGCCTCTTCTGTGGGAGCCCTTTAGAGTTCATGGCATTGGCCTCACAAACTGTTTTAAGAAGCATCATTATTGAGTCCTTGCTCCAAAACACACAATAGAAATGATTGACCAGAATCGCATTCAATATTCTACCAAGACCGTCTCAGTCCAGAATCTGTTACAAACCCTGAGAGGTGATCTAAAGAGAGGATTGTAGAATATTAAACCAATGTTCACCAATCAGGTTCTACCAAGTTCTGCTTGTGATTCAAAGTCCAGCCGTTTGATTCAAAGCGATGCAGGACATTAGAAGTTGAGAACTGAAGTTAGACACATGATGTAAAGAGAGAGTATAAAAAagaatgcaaaaacattttaggataCGACTAAGTGCTTTTCGTATTTCATAAAGAATTTTTGGTAGTATGGTATTAACAGCAAAGTTATGAAAATGGTTCGTCTCATACTTATGTCTCACTGAAAGAAATTTAAGTTGGATCCTATGCTGCTGTAATGaaagattgatttattttgaggTGATTTGCTAATTGATGTGCCAAAAATGTGGCCTGCGCTGTATATCAACATCCATGCACAGTCATGAGTCTGGGTATTCCACATCTGAACCCAGCCTGCGCTTAGTTACACTCATCACATACTTTATCCAGCTGTAGTAAACAGAAACCCGGGTGTACACGCCGTACTTCCCTTCTTTTGCACATTCCTCCCCCCAGCTCACAATCCCCGTCAGGAACCAAGTGTCCCGGTAGCTCTTTGCATGAGGACCTCCGCTGTCGCCCTGACAGGCGTCTTTGGCCACATTGTAGAATCCAGCGCAGAACATGACAGGAGTGATCCTTTCGTTGCTGCTTTTTTTACACTCAGTCTGATCTATGAAGGGAACCTCAATCTTCTGCAGAATGTTGGAAGTGAACCCCAGGAAGCGAGTGCGGCCCCAGCCGCTCACCGTAGCCGGGGAAGGTTGCTTCATTAAGGCCTCGATGAAAGCCATGGGCCCGATGCAGATCGGTCGGACCATTGCTGAGAAGCTGATGGGGTCTTTGAGGTAGAGCAAGGCAATGTCGTGGTTGTACGTGTTTAAGGTTGCGTTGTAGCGTGGGTGTGCGTGTTTCTCCAACACCTCATAGTCTTGCTCTCGGCCCTCCGTGATTTGAGTATTATGTTCCCCTGTTTGCAGAGAAATTTGATATGAATTAAGCTCCATACAAATTAACCACCATTTGTGCTCTTGAATAGAAATCATATGGAGCCCAATTGACAgcaataaatagaaaaagaaatattttttttctgcacgtACAGTGGCTTTTACAATTTCTGCCCAGTGGAAAAAAAAGCcactaaataaattatattgttGCAAAGAATCTCACACCAGAAAATCCGATTTAAaattgagtaaatgtatttATCAGGGAAGAAAAGGAAATGGAAAGGGCTGTATTGTTGCagatatttagctttaaatagCAGCTCAGTGTGTCGTCTGTGATTCTTACCCACTCTGACTGAGAAGGAGCCGGACGCCTCCTTCAGACAATGAGCAGCAGTGATGACCCAACGCTCTGAGAGGATGGAGCCCCCACAAAATAACTGACCACTGGGCTTTGCTATCAGTCCGACCTGGAAAAATGAAACTGATGAACAGACTAGGGGATAGAAACAGAATGTTGTGCAGGATGCCACAATGTCCCTGATATCTGTGCGTCTAAACGGTACCTGCCAGGGAATCTCTCCTGGAGCGGCTGACCTCCCACCAACTATACGTTTGAAAGGTATTTGTGGCTCCAAAGAGATGTTTTCAGAGTGATTGGATTCCCATAAAAGCAGGTCACTAAGAGACTGATTCTGACCAAAGTCGTCATAGTCATACGAATCCAGATCTGGCTCTGTGGTGCTGGCTGCTGCTGTAAGAGTCATGTTGGTTGGAGATGTGGCATTCAGGTGGTCTGAAAGCCCAGGGTTGTAGAAAGACCTTATGACTGGCTTCACAACGGTTAGTCCAGTTTTCCCACAGGGGAATTCAACTGGTAAAGAAGGAAAAGAGGTTTTAATAAGAACCAATTCTACTTTCTCATGATATTCAGCTGTTTAAATCCAAACCTGTTGCTTCACAGCTGACCCCATCCGACATCAACTCATATCCTGTCGCGCAGAAGCATTTTGCCCCAAAGTTTCCTATTGTGCCACAGAAGTGTTTGCAGTCTCCATTGTTTACGTCACATCTTTTTTGTAAGACTGTGTAGACAAGAAAAAAGGAACCGGGATTAAGCTTCTCCTTTGACACTGCTTTCAAAGACCTGGTGCtaaatcctttaaaaatgtctgagaaGTATAGCATTCATTTTTTATAAACTCCCAAGAatcaatactttttaaaataacaattttaggAATTTCAAAgatagctttgtttttaataagattttataataaagttattttttatttagcaacaCTAAACCTCAGATTTGACCAGCTTTCCTACACATCACTACAGCTTGATCCCGCCACCAACATGTTTCATCATGAACTAATGTGTTCAGGGTGATATGCACTACCTGTAAAATGTGGCATGTATTGTACTATTTAGGCCATGTTGGGTCTCATCTGTGTTTATTACACACCTTGTGACAAACTGCACTTTGTATGTCTGTcatcacacatttgttttgcaattttaaaaaaattattttgctacCTTTCATGCTgcgaaagaaacaaaacattttcagtttgactgCAGCTCACAAAACATTCAGTCGATGTTTTCAGAACATTGAGAAAGACAAACAATCCAATACTGTAACCTAAAGCCAGACTGTTGCTCAATATGAGTCACTGATTCAATTTAGAAACaagagaaattgtttttttcattctctGACACTGATACCATGGTGTAAACAAATTTGAGTTGTATgccagagaaaaataaaattttcttaggtaaaaacccccccaaaaaactagaGTCCAGCTAAAGAAAAATGCACTCACCGATCTCACAGTTTGTGCCAGTGAAGCCAGACACACATGTGCAGATGTAGTAGCCCAGATGGTCTTTGCATGACCCCTGGTTCAGACATGGGCTCGATGCGCACTgattgccatctgaagaaagtCAAACACAGGATTTTAACTTTTCGTCATCCATGTTATCCTGAAATAAGCACTTTCTTCTACCTAAAATATCAGATTGAAAAGATCCCTTACCTACATATCTTGACCAAAATGCCATCTAAAACACAGAGTAAGTCATAACCATGGCCACAAACTATTAGAATTTGTTCCAAATACAATGATTAAATACTCACAGTCTTTTCATCATTCTCAAATATCTCCCTGGCTTCTTCCAGGTTACATTTCTCTTCTATACATTCTCTTTCCAGGTTTCCCGGCAGAAACTCCTCGAACCTCCCAGTGTTCTCACGTTTGTGTCTCTTGAGGAAGCTGTCGGCTGTCTTCTCAGAGAGGAGCACATTGTTTGGGGCTAGATATAAAACACAATATACAGACTGGATCTTCTTATAaccacttttaaaaatttttttgaaagttaTTTAATACCTGCCAAGCCAAGGTGAAAGTCCAAAAgcagcaaagacagaaaaactcGTGCCATCCTAACTTTTAGCGTAAATCcaacagaaacactttgagCCATAGCTCCAAAGTACAACTCCGTGTTTGCGCACTTGTACTCACAATTTGATGCCTGCTTgttcagagaaaaagaaaaacaatctgccTGACTGAGTCAACAtccatgtgaaataaaaatgacagtttttCCCACTTTGTATCAAGTGTGTTTGCTGACAAATAATGGCAATTCTTTATGGTTTATCCTGAACTGCTGGACAACAAATGCctcaatgtcaaacattgagacattttgcagagagaaaaaaaatctgcataaataatgaaaaataaaggatAAATAAAGCACAATTTTACAAATCGCTAATATATGATTTGGATGGGGTGACATAACTGAAAGAAGCCATcccactgctttgtgttttcttcatgtTCACAAGTtttaagaaactaaaataatggACATGAAAAAGCTTGTTGCCaataataaagtgtttttattattatttgcattaGTTTTCATACTGAGTATATGGTGGTGACATATTTGAATAAGGGTGACCATTATGgaattaaaaaacagttttgtatTAAATGAATATAACTTCATTGAGGTCCAGGCATGAATTGAgcaagactttatttttttttttaaattcctccaaTGCTGTTTTTTTCATGGAATGTTTATATTCTCACAATGAAATGTGAATGAAATGTAAATGCTGCCATCtctttagaaaaacataaaatttaaacatcTCTAGTGCATAAAGCCAAGCCagaggaattttaaaaatgtactttgaaGGATTTACCACAAGGTGGCGCCACATCACTTGTTAGATGAGGTTCACTGCAGAAACATCAAGTCTCACTCCTTTTTGAATAACTGAACCAAATCAGTGAAGTTTAGGATATACTGTTGCATTGTCTTTCATGCTTTCAGTTTATGGTTcacataatttaattaaattcaaccAAACTGAAGCGCAGGCAATTGCATCAGGTTTGTAACTTGCTCTCATTGTTCATATTGAGCAAACATGTGAAAGTGGAGAggaacttttttgttttaatagaaGGAAAACTCAGCAGAACCTGGTTCAGGATGAGTGACCATCAGATGGCATTAAGAAGATTTGATAGAAAAACCTCCACAGAAATATTAGTTAATATTAGTTCAATGATGAACAATGCAAGTCCAAAACGTTAATGACGACAGTAGTTCTTACAGCTGTGTAAAATGCATGATCTGTTTATGGTGCGgatatttttactgaaatacattgtaaattaaaatattttttaatgtaaatgtgaaaacttagttaaaaatttaatttgcttgTTTGTTGGGACAAATTCAACTCCACTGGGTCAAATCCTTGCTCTCCAGctggttttaaatgtctttctttcACAACAACTGGACACATTCAGATCACTTCATGTCTGAGTTTAAAATCTTTCTGTTCACCTTCAGAGCTTTAAATGGACCTGCCCCTATATATACACCAGACCTATTGACCTGGCATTACATACCCATCCCTGCTACAGTTATACAGTTATTGTTTTGAAGGGAGATGGGACCTTTCCTGTCAGTACCAACACATTTCATAGAACCGATGTACCTGAGATCAAAAGTGTTTATCCCCCACTATTCTTAATTTATTTGCCCATTTTAGAGAACAGTATGTAAGGCATTAACAATAAGATATAATgctaattatttatattatttaaagcaATCGCAAGCTGAACATCATGTGAACTAACCCCAAACtgtctaatgttttttttctttctacctgTTGTCCTCACACCATCTACCGATCATTCAATATGGTCAGTCAATACTCAAGACGATGATGCATTCAGGGACCTTGGATGCTGATTCAGCATGCCAGCTAAAGATTTAGCTGTGGTATCATTTTCTGGTCCGGTGTATAAGATGAAAcccatcactgactgtggaatCCCCCCACAGGGAGTCCAAAGTCCTCTCAAGTGTTAACAGCTATCGACTGCGGGCATTTTTATTTCCCTCAATCGTTTAGAAGCTAAATAATTCATGCTTGAGTAATTAACGCTGTCTACTTGATGCAAGAGCTTCTCAATCTTCACACACAAGTATCAGGGTTCAGTAGcagtaaatatgtttgtttataacatgattttaaaactttcagaGCTTTAAATAACAGACTTTCGCCACAGCTGATGTCTCCTGTTCAGCCTCAGTCAAAACAAACCCTGCACTGCCTTCCCTGAGTCATATTTCTAAATGTAAATCTGTTGCTGAGCCTCATGGAGAGCATGTGGGCTTCATAATGTCATACTTTCCACACAGTCTAAGCCCAGTTTAACAGCAGTGAGGACAACAACCTCTAAATGACTGGGCTTTCAGTGTTcagtgagcagaaaaaaaataattctcagtaattttatgaaaaatcaTGAAACGTACATGCTGacttgacttttttattttagatagaGTGGATGTATAAATGGAGAAGATAATATGAAGTAATCCGTAGACATATATTGATTAGAGAAGATCTCCCAGACATGTCTGTCTTCCCTTGTTCTTTAGCAGTTGGGGAGTCTGAGTCGACTCCAATTAGATTAGTCACCGCAGAGGAGGTCCATGTCAGGA
This Xiphophorus hellerii strain 12219 chromosome 23, Xiphophorus_hellerii-4.1, whole genome shotgun sequence DNA region includes the following protein-coding sequences:
- the f9a gene encoding coagulation factor IXa isoform X1 — its product is MAQSVSVGFTLKVRMARVFLSLLLLDFHLGLAAPNNVLLSEKTADSFLKRHKRENTGRFEEFLPGNLERECIEEKCNLEEAREIFENDEKTMAFWSRYVDGNQCASSPCLNQGSCKDHLGYYICTCVSGFTGTNCEIVLQKRCDVNNGDCKHFCGTIGNFGAKCFCATGYELMSDGVSCEATVEFPCGKTGLTVVKPVIRSFYNPGLSDHLNATSPTNMTLTAAASTTEPDLDSYDYDDFGQNQSLSDLLLWESNHSENISLEPQIPFKRIVGGRSAAPGEIPWQVPFRRTDIRDIVASCTTFCFYPLVCSSVSFFQVGLIAKPSGQLFCGGSILSERWVITAAHCLKEASGSFSVRVGEHNTQITEGREQDYEVLEKHAHPRYNATLNTYNHDIALLYLKDPISFSAMVRPICIGPMAFIEALMKQPSPATVSGWGRTRFLGFTSNILQKIEVPFIDQTECKKSSNERITPVMFCAGFYNVAKDACQGDSGGPHAKSYRDTWFLTGIVSWGEECAKEGKYGVYTRVSVYYSWIKYVMSVTKRRLGSDVEYPDS
- the f9a gene encoding coagulation factor IXa isoform X2 produces the protein MAQSVSVGFTLKVRMARVFLSLLLLDFHLGLAAPNNVLLSEKTADSFLKRHKRENTGRFEEFLPGNLERECIEEKCNLEEAREIFENDEKTMAFWSRYVDGNQCASSPCLNQGSCKDHLGYYICTCVSGFTGTNCEIVLQKRCDVNNGDCKHFCGTIGNFGAKCFCATGYELMSDGVSCEATVEFPCGKTGLTVVKPVIRSFYNPGLSDHLNATSPTNMTLTAAASTTEPDLDSYDYDDFGQNQSLSDLLLWESNHSENISLEPQIPFKRIVGGRSAAPGEIPWQVGLIAKPSGQLFCGGSILSERWVITAAHCLKEASGSFSVRVGEHNTQITEGREQDYEVLEKHAHPRYNATLNTYNHDIALLYLKDPISFSAMVRPICIGPMAFIEALMKQPSPATVSGWGRTRFLGFTSNILQKIEVPFIDQTECKKSSNERITPVMFCAGFYNVAKDACQGDSGGPHAKSYRDTWFLTGIVSWGEECAKEGKYGVYTRVSVYYSWIKYVMSVTKRRLGSDVEYPDS